In the genome of Bremerella sp. JC817, the window GTTTCGATATCCAAGTGAATCCGATCGGAGAGCAACTCTTTCGGCATCCGCTCTTCGTTCCGACCCAATCAATCTATCCTTTATCCACCGTTGAGCTATCGGTTGCCGAACTAGGTCTTGGAAATGGAGGAACGCTTGGCGAGATTGTCGAGCAAATGCGGAAAGTCGAACTCGACTTCTGTCCTCTCGAGACCGGGCCGTTTTGGCGTCTGCAATTTCTCGACCAGGCAGAAGGTGCGATCGGACAGCCGCCAACCAAGAACTGCGCTCCTCCTGGGGCGATCACGGTGCTTTCCAGGCCGCTCGATTCTAGTGATGGCACGCCAAAAGGATTTTATCTGCGGAAAATCGAGGGGATGTTATGGCTTCGCGGGTATGTTTCTGGCGACGATCATTGTTGGAGCCCGTTAGATCGGCTGCTATTTGCGGTTAAAGCGTAGACGAGCAAGCAGTTCGAGTTTAGTGGCGTTCTGAACCGAGGTTGGGACGCAACCACTTCTCGTTTATCATGCAGCAGAATACTGCGGCAACGCTCGCCGGCGGTTTTTAGCTGAATCAGGGGGAACCGGCTCCCTCGCCACGAACCATCTGCAGAGAAGACAAAAGCACCGTGTTTACTGAATCCGAAGGCAGCCGCAAAGCGATTGGCGACGTCGATGTTGTGTATCACGAAGGACTGTATCACCTGTTCCATCTCGTGCTGCCCAACCATGACTTCATCGCTCATGCCGTCAGCACCGATGGTATCAACTGGCGACGTGTCAACAATGCACTATTCATCGGCGATCCGGGATCTTGGGACGACTTGATGTTGTGGACCATGGCGGTCTCGCCCGACCCGTTCGTGCCTGGCCGATGGCGGATGTTCTATACCGGCCTGTCACGGCGAGAACAAGGAAACATCCAGAGGATTGGACTGGCGGTTAGCGACGATCTTTACCATTGGCAGAAAACGTCAGCGAATTGGTCCGATGATCGCGGCCCGTACGACCCCCCAGAAGTAATTCGGGCTCGGAAGCTGGCGCGTGAGCAACCCACAAGTTGCCGACACGCTCCGTTTGATCCGGAAAGCCATTTTCCGCTGGAACCTGATGGAGAGTATTACGAATCGAAACTCGACGAAGGTCGGCACTGGGTTAGCTTCCGAGACCCCTATTACTATCGCGAAGGAGATCGTGGCTGGCTGATCATGGCCGCGCGAACCAAAGAAGGGCCTATCGTGCGCCGAGGTTGTGTCGGCGTGATGGAGGAAGTGGGACCTGGACAGTTCGAGGCCCGGCCGCCACTTCATCACCCAGGGCTGTACGACGATATTGAAGTGCCGAATCTCATCAAGATTCGCAACGAATATTACCTGATCGGTAGCCTTCGCGAAGATGCCAAGATTCGTTATTGGCACACGAGCCAGATCGGCAAGCCATGGCGCAGTTACTACGACAATGTGCTTCTCGCACAAGGTAACTACGCCGCGCGCGTCTGTCGCGATGATAAGGGCTGGCTGCTTTGGAACTTCTTTACGCTGGGGGGGATTGATCGAACATCCCGAAATTTGATGCCTCCTCCCAAGCGACTGGTGCTTTCAGAAGAAGGGATGCTGCGAGCAAAGTCGTTTGAGGGTTTGGACCAATGGGTTGGCGAACGAATCGATACGCGCTGCGTTCATCCGCTCCAGCGGGGTATCGGACAGCAAACTTGCTCGATCGATGGCAACAATCTTGATCTCTGCTGCGAGGCAGGCTTCCAGGCGTACGTCTTCGATGGGGCGATTGAATCGGCGAAATTCAGTGCCAAGATCGATCTTTATGGTCTCGGCAAGTGCGGCATTATTTGCCGCGTCGATCCCGAAACCCAGGACGGGTACTATTTGTCGCTCGACTTGTTAAAAGGAGTCGCTCAGCTTCGTGCCTGGCACACCGGCGAGCCGGGCAGTGGCGAGCACATGATGCAGTTCCGGGCACTGCAAGGTGGCAATTGGCATAGCACCACCCCTGGTCAGGCCGAGATTAGCTTGATCGCGTTCGGCCATTACCTGGAACTTTCCGTTGATGGTCGCGTGATTCTTTCGCTGGCAGATTCGACCTTCTTGTCGGGTCAGTTTGGCGTGTACCTCGAATCGGCCAGCATGCGTTTGTATGACGTCGACCTGCGAAAGATGCGCGGGCCAGAGCAATCTGCCAATCATCTGGTGACCGGCTAGTTCTCCGTTGCCGGTTCCTCCGCGTTGTCGTCGGCCTTGTTCGTGGAGAAGAACGCGGCCGACTTCTTAATGACGACGTCAAACAGTGGAATGAAGACGATTGATCGAAGGCGTCTGGGCGTTCGGCGATAGTTTGTGGAATTGATTCAATCGATAAAAATTCTCAGGGGAGTTGTGCTTCAATTCGTTCCCCCATTTGC includes:
- a CDS encoding glycosyl hydrolase is translated as MFTESEGSRKAIGDVDVVYHEGLYHLFHLVLPNHDFIAHAVSTDGINWRRVNNALFIGDPGSWDDLMLWTMAVSPDPFVPGRWRMFYTGLSRREQGNIQRIGLAVSDDLYHWQKTSANWSDDRGPYDPPEVIRARKLAREQPTSCRHAPFDPESHFPLEPDGEYYESKLDEGRHWVSFRDPYYYREGDRGWLIMAARTKEGPIVRRGCVGVMEEVGPGQFEARPPLHHPGLYDDIEVPNLIKIRNEYYLIGSLREDAKIRYWHTSQIGKPWRSYYDNVLLAQGNYAARVCRDDKGWLLWNFFTLGGIDRTSRNLMPPPKRLVLSEEGMLRAKSFEGLDQWVGERIDTRCVHPLQRGIGQQTCSIDGNNLDLCCEAGFQAYVFDGAIESAKFSAKIDLYGLGKCGIICRVDPETQDGYYLSLDLLKGVAQLRAWHTGEPGSGEHMMQFRALQGGNWHSTTPGQAEISLIAFGHYLELSVDGRVILSLADSTFLSGQFGVYLESASMRLYDVDLRKMRGPEQSANHLVTG